In the Leptospira wolffii serovar Khorat str. Khorat-H2 genome, TCGGACGGGAGTCCATTACTACAGATTAGCAAAGGAAAGGAAATACGAAGATTCGTACTTCCAGGAAGAATACAAAAACCAGTACAAAAAGACCTACTATGAAGACGAGGCTCAACTCAGAAAGTTGGCCGGTATTCGTCTGGATATGATGAGTTCCTTCCAAAACCCGGAAGGGTTGACTCTTTTCGAATTAGGTTGTGCTGCCGGATTCTTTCTTTCCGAGGCGGCTAAAAGAGGTTATAAGGTCAAAGGATTGGAGCTCTCCAAATCGGAATCGGAATACGCACGAAATAATTTGGGTCTGGACGTCCTATCCGGCTCGTTTCTAGACGATTCCGTTCTGCCCGACGAGAAGTTCGACGCGGTATGCGCCTTCTTCGTAATAGAACATTTTCCGGATGCAGAAGATGTCTTCGCAAGAATCACAAATCTGGTAAAGCCGGGAGGACTCTTGTTCCTCGGACTCCCTTCCTTAAACGGACCTTCTTTTCGAACGAATCCCCTGGAATGGCTTCGCACCCATCCATCGGATCATTTTTGGGATTACTCTCCCGATTCTCTGGAAAAGATGTTGAAAATGTACGGTTTCGTTACGTTGTGTAAGAAGCCTATGTCCTACCACCCCCAAAGAGACCGGGGCTGGAAGGGAAAATACCTGACACAAAGTCTTTTCGTCCGCTACGCCAACCTTTCCTGCTACGCCGACACATTTCACTCAATCGCGATTAAGAAAACATGAAATTCCAAGAACTAACTTTAGAGCCGAATCTGCAAAAAGCGATCCAAGACGCCGGATTCGTAGAGCTCACACCGATCCAAGAAAAAGCGATCCCTCACGGAATAGAGGGAAAAGATGTAACCGGTCTTGCGCAAACCGGTACCGGTAAGACCGTCGCCTTCCTCGTTCCGATCATTCACAATATTCTGAGCAAAGGAATCACGGGAGTCAGCACTTTGATTCTCGCTCCTACTCGGGAGTTAGTGATCCAAATTGCAGAAGAAGCCCAGAAACTTCTGAAGTATTCCGAACATCGGGTCGTTCCAATCATCGGAGGAACGGATTACAAGACTCAGAACCGGGATCTGGAAGGCTTAAACGGACTGATCGTCGCCACACCGGGAAGACTCATCGACCTAGCCAGAAGCGGAACCGCGGATCTGGATAAGGTGGAATTCCTGGTGCTGGACGAGGCGGATCGCATGTTGGATATGGGATTCATCCACGATA is a window encoding:
- a CDS encoding class I SAM-dependent methyltransferase → MSSKLELEPHPDFPDAYMVCRRTGVHYYRLAKERKYEDSYFQEEYKNQYKKTYYEDEAQLRKLAGIRLDMMSSFQNPEGLTLFELGCAAGFFLSEAAKRGYKVKGLELSKSESEYARNNLGLDVLSGSFLDDSVLPDEKFDAVCAFFVIEHFPDAEDVFARITNLVKPGGLLFLGLPSLNGPSFRTNPLEWLRTHPSDHFWDYSPDSLEKMLKMYGFVTLCKKPMSYHPQRDRGWKGKYLTQSLFVRYANLSCYADTFHSIAIKKT